Below is a window of Fusarium pseudograminearum CS3096 chromosome 2, whole genome shotgun sequence DNA.
CCGGGAGAAAGGAGAACATCCATTGTGCCTACAAAGAACTCACTGCAAAGGGCATCTTTTGCCGTATCCTTCCAGTTCAGGTTGCTTATCATTCCCAGGACATGCTATTGGTTGAGAATGAGTATAAGTCtgcccttggacttgtgAAACCACGCGAACACCGGAAGTCTACTGCAATGCTCTCAACAGTTACTGGGGAGTACATCGATGGAAGAAAGATGGATAAGATGTATTGGGCATCAAACCTGACCCAACCAGTTTTGTTTATGTCTGCTATCAACCATCTGCTTAGCCTGCCCCCTGAAGACTGCCCTGATATCTTTGTCGAGTTGAGTCCTACATCGACATTACGTTCACCAGTTCTCGACATCATTAATCTGACTAAGAGCAACAACCCTCCGACATTCCACTCAGCCCTTAGCCACAAACATCGCGACTCGACCTTTCTCATGGAGACTTTAGGCGGTCTCTGGACGCGCGGTTATGAACTCGACATGGACAAGATCGTTCCTCAAGGTTCCCCCGAAGATCACTCAAAGTGCTTGGCTGATCTTCCTCCTTACCTGTGGAATCACGCTAAGTCATACTGGCACGAGTCTCACCTTGGTGAAGCGAATCGATTCAGAGAGTTTCCCCGACAAGACCTCATCGGCGCTCCCACCGCCGACGCCATCTCCTTTGAGCCTCGCTGGCGTGGCTTCCTCCGCATTTCAGAAAACCCGTGGATTCAGGATCACCAAGTGCAAAAGACTATCATCTACCCAGCAGCTGGAATGGTTACTATGGCCTTACAAGGTGCAAGCCAACTGACTAAGGAGACGGAAAACGTCCTTGGGTTCGAGATCACTAACATGCGGATCGAAAAGGCAATGATTGTGCCGAATACTACACATGGACTGGAAATGGCCATGAATTTTAAGCGCCTCTCAACCTCGGGTGATCAGCACCAGGATCTCGCTTTCGACTTTTGTATCTACTCGAAGCAGCTCAATTCTCCTTGGGAACAAAATGCATCTGGCTCTATCGAGGTACGGTACAAGCGACGCCACTGGGGAGCTGTCTTTCGTCAGCACCACAAAACGTTTGAGTCGCTCAGGACTACCTGCAAGGAGTGGATCGTCCCCAGACAGCTTTATGAGCTCCTCGACATTGTTGGCATGAACTACGGTCCTACTTTCCAGAACCTCACACAGATACTCAAGGGAGATGGCGCATGCCTCGCCAAAGTTCGCATCCCTGACACTCAGTCAAAGATGCCTGCCAAGTTTGAGTATGATCATCTCATTCACCCGGCGACTTTGGATTCAATGTTCCAGACACCCTTCGCTGTCTCGTCCGAGCCTATGGTCCCGACCTTCATCAGGAGTATATTTGTCTCAGCAGCCATCTCTCGCGACCTGAGCAAGCACTTCAAGGGTTACGCTACTGCTGCTCGAACCGGTGTCCGCGATGCAAACGCAGACATTGCCATGACACAATCATGCTGGGACCAGCCTTCGGTAATCGTCAGTGGCCTCCACTTCACTAGTATCGTCAATTCATCTCAAACCGCAGAGGGGTTTCTTCAGAACAATCGCACTTTGTGCACTCAGATCTCGTGGAAACAAGACATCACGTGTGCACGAGCTCCAACAGTCGAGGTTCTTGCCACGACACTTGCTCACAAGTTTCCGGGTATATCTATTCTTCAGGTTGGCGGTAGTGCACACACTGCCCTAAAGATTCTACATGCATTTGGTTGTCCTCAGGGGAGAACGCCTTGGTTCTCTCGATACACTTTAGGCCACACTGCCGGTACCAAGCCCCTACAAAGGCCACCTCTGATTGAGGGAACACACTACGAACATTTTGTCGAAAACCGAGCTGTTGACGGCTCCGAACCTCTGCCTAACTATGACCTGATCATTGTTTGTgttcaagatgatgttgacacCGCCAGGCTCCTGAAACACGTGAAACGACCTGGTTTTCTACTAGAAAACCTGCCGCCTGGCAATTTCGATTCTGCTGATAAAGAGATCATTGGCCACAGCTACCAAGACGACAATGGTGGAACCGTGAACATGGAGTTCAGTGTTCATCACCTAGATCCTGTCCATGATTGGCTTTCTGTACCCAATGTGGTTGTCCTTCTGCCCAACGAATATCCGTCCGAGGCAAGATCTTTTGCTGGAAAGCTGATTCTGGAGTGTTACCATACTTTACAAATTCAGATTATGCATCTGGGTGAAGTAAAGAGTCAGCCGGAAAAGCTTAAGGGCAAGATTGTCATCTCACTTCTCGATTTTGCGACCGACAACACAGGTGCCTATGTCTACAATTGGTCTGAGCCAGAGTTCAATGATTTCCACACTATGCATAGGCTAGCTAAAAGCATTCTTTGGATCTCAAGGGGTGCTCATATGGAACCTATGAACCCCAAGGGCGCTCCTATCATTGCCCTTGCGCGCACACTCAACTCAGAGGATCCTTTGAAAATGTTTGTGACATTTGACTTGGATATTAGCACGTCACTGGACTCTCCCACCGCCCTCAACTCTGTCAATAGGATCTTTTTGCAAAGTTTTGTATGGGCTGCTGGCTCCGGTCCCCGCGAGTTGGAGTTCGCCGAGAAGGATGGAGAGATCTTTGTTCCTCGCCTCGTTCCTATTGAGCCACTCAATGACATTGTCGAGAAAGGTGTAGCGCACGATGTTTCCAAGGTGTCGTTCCATGGCTATGTACGGCATTTAAAGCTTCAAGTTGCTCAGCCTGGTCTAGTTGAGAACAGCTTGGTGTTTTCTGCTGAAACCCAATTCGCTCCCCAATCTGGCGAGGTCGAGGTGATTTTCGAAAGTGCCCCTCTCGGCTTTATTGACCTGGAGACCGTCATGGGAAGAAGTTCGGATTCCGACTTTGGAACTGAAATTCGCGGCAGTGTTAGACGCACGGGGTGCAACATCTCTGGGTTTATGACTGGTGATCGCGTCGTCGGCCTTGTCGCTGGAGGCGCTATTCAGAGCAATGCCAACATTGACAGCCGGTTTGTCGCGAAATGGTCTTCCAACATTCCTCTCAGTCATTGCATTAGTGCTTATCATTGTATTGTCAATGTCGGAAGGATTGGGCGTGGAAAATCGGTACTGATCCATGCTGGAGCCAGCACGTTTGGCCTTGCAGCTCTCGGCTTGGCTTCTCGATTGTCTGCCGATGTCTTTGTGACCATCATGGGCAGTGGTGCCGCGAGCCAGCGCGAGTTTCTTCTCAGTATTGGCATTAAGAACTCTCACATTCTCAATGCTGACACAGATAACTTTGCTGTGATCCTTCGCGATCGTTTACAAAAGGGTGTTGACCTCGTGTACAACCCTACGCAGAAACACCTGGAGGCCAACATCAAGTGTGTGCGCCATGGTAAGCTTTCGTACATCCCAATGCATTTATCAACTTCTAACAGTTCACAGGTGGCATTATTGCACAATTCGCGAGCAAGTCCCCGTACCCTCCACCTGTTCAACTTGGATCCGCGACCATTTCCAttgtcaactttgacttggcCACACTTATGGAACACGAGGCCGACTACGTGGCAGAGCTGATTGAGAATGTCGCTGAATACGAAGAATACCTGGAAGAAAAGCTGGTGAGAGAGGGACTTCTTGTTCAAAACATTGAACTGCCCAACATAATCGAGGCcttcaagcttgtcgaaAAGAGCCCATTATTTGGACTTGTATCTGTCACCGCGGCCATTGACGCCAACACTATGGTTGAGATTCAAACTATGAATCGGACCAAGTTGCTTCACCAGACTCTATCTCATGAGCACACGTATGTTTTTGCTGGTGGTCTCGGCGGTCTCGGCCGCAGCATTTGCGACTTGCTCGTCAAGAATGGAGCTCGGAACATCGCTTTCATATCACGATCAGGGGCATCTAGCAAGCCCGCTCAGAGATTCCTCCAAAACCTCAAGAAGATGGGCGTCAACGCGCGGGTTTACTGTGTTGATATCTGCGACATGGCCAGTCTTGAGATGATCATCCGGGAGCACATATGCGAAGAAATGCCTCCCATCAAAGGTGTTTTTCAATGCGCCGCAGTAATCAAAGACTCAATTTTTGCAAACATGACCTACTCTGACTGGATGGAGGCAGTCCGGCCAAAGACAATGGGTTCGCACAACCTTGTGCAGGCGATCTCAGATAAGTCTGATGATCCTTTTTTCATCTTTCTAGCCAGTTCTGCTGGAGTTATCGGAAATCGAGGCCAAGCCAACTACGCAGCTGGAAATTGTTTCGAAGATGCCCTTGCGCAAAAGTGCCGCCTCCAAGGCAAAAATGCAACGTCGATCGACCTTGGTCCTGTTTTGGGTGCTGGTATGCTTGCCGACGACACCGAGATCCTCGACATCTTGAGAGCGAGTGGGTTCTACGGTATCAGGCACGAGGACTTCCTTACCATGGTCGTGTGCGCCATTACTGAAGAGATCACACCTAGCACTTGCATGCCCGAACGTGTCATAATGGGCATCGGATCCGGTGGACTTATCCGACAAAATCAGCCAGCAGATCCCTATTGGTCTCGCACTGCCCTTTATGGTTACCTCAATCTGGTTGACATGCCGCCACCCGATCTAGCCATTGTCGATGGCACAAGCAAATTTGACTTGAAGTCTCTCCTTACCTGCTGCACTGCCGTAGACGCAGCTGCCGAAATCATCACCAAAGGCCTTTCGCACATGCTCTCTAAAGCTATGAACATGCTGCCTGAGGAGGTCGACACCGGCAAGCCGCCGCATGTCTATGGAGTGGATTCTTTGGTGGCTGTCGGAGTCCGAAACTGGGTTGTGACCAACTGCAGTGTTGAGGTCTCGGTTTTTGAAGTACTGAGTGACCAAACTGTTGCTGAGTTGGCTATGGAGATCGCGTCTCGAGGTGGTTTTGGAGTAGAGGCGAACTAAAGAATGTTTTGCGATTTGTTGTATAAGGGAAGAAGGGCGACAGGTAGAACGGATGATTCTATATACGGCGTGTCAGAGATTATACCATTGTTTTTCATGCGAAGTAGGAACGAAACAGAGAGCAACTTTTGATACTTTAGAGAATACCAAAGAAcgtcttgttgtttttgtcaaTATTTCAGAATCAGAATTGAGCATGTCTTGTACTTTACAGGGATGAAAACTTCGTAAGTGAATGAATTCCGCGACATGCATCCTCTTCGAAGTAAACCCCATACCGTGCAAGCTTGATTAAACGTATCGAAACGTTTATATCGCAACGTTAAGTTAGAGATAGAACGGGTTAAGACGATAGTCGAGACCTGGAGGCTATCCTACATAATCACTAGATATTCACAAACTCAATCTCGTTCTGCAGAAGGTCAACTCCAATGCCAGAATTTTGCCATCTGACGACATCagagacaaaaaaaagaattgcCAGTAGTACcggcaaaagaagaaatttGATGCGTAAtctgggaatcgaacccaggGCTCCCCGATGTCGCTTGAATGGCAACGGAGAAttttaccactaaaccaattaCGCTTCGATGAATGAGAGCATCGTAGTAAGAGTACATGTACTTTGAACGCGCGCTACCCTAGACCAACGACTTGAACAAATATCCGAAAACAATTTTTCCAAAACTTCCTCCTATTTGTACACTCACATGAAATTGATGTAATTTTAGCTTCATGAATTCACTACTAGCTTTCTGGGGTACATTTCCTTGTGGTAGTCTTATTGAGACTACACGTAGCGCAATTATTCCTGGCCCTGTTCAGTTCTTCCAATAATCCTTTGTGACTCTCATGTACTCCTAATCGCGACGGGCACGCTTTCTGGAGTTGGTGATTTCTATAAGATCTCCTGAAGTGTTGTAAGGACTCTTGTTCTGCGTCTCGAGGACAGCCAAGGCCTCGCGATTCTTGTCGACATCCCTGTCCCCGTCATTCACCTTTTCACGAGATCCAGTGCGGGACTGAACACCGACtatggtgttgagtttgtcgaTCTGTTTCTGCTGGGCTGAGTTCACCGTCTGAAGATTCCTTATCATTGAGCCCTGCGTTCGGATTGTCTGTTCCTGTTGTCGGATTATTTGTTCGAGCTGTCGAGTCATGGGGCCCCATATGGAAACCTCATCGGCCAGCTGTGACAGAAAGGGACGCACGATACTTCCGCTATTGTCCGAAGAGTCCTTGAATGTCAAGTCACTGTCGAGGGGCTCTCCATAACGCATTACCACAGCCTTTCGGATGCCATCTGCGTAATCTCTCAACATGCTCCAACCATAGACACCGACGAGAATGAACCATCTTTCGTAGGTGACACTGATCCAATTGGCCTgtgcttcctcttcgtcataCATATGGATGCTGAGTTGGTGCTTGAATGGATGGAATATTGACTGTGCATTGTGCTGAAATTGGCCAGTCCTGAGTAGATGAAGCAGCCTGGACCGGACGCGAGGAGGCATGCTTGATTGGTGCTGGTTGAACAGAGTACATAGTCGAACTGCGCTGTGGCGATCAGACTCTTCTTGGGTACCCAGAGGTAggtcttccatcttcaagtaAAGGGGCTGCTTCTCTTTTCCGCTCCAGCTGGCTTGTTGATTTTGCGATACCTAGATACACACTGTGTTAGTTCTTATCCGGTTCGTCCTCTCCAATACTAACATCTGGAAAGTGGTTTTGttcgacatcatctttctGTTGAATTCGAGTCTCACCGGAGTCTTGCATGCCAGGCTCTCTTTTGGGTCGATTGTTGTCGGAGCTACTGTCCTGGCAATTGTGTTCAGGGGCTGGAGGCCAAGATGGCATACGACCTTGGAGCATATCTGCGTACCATTCTGATAGAAAACCCTAGTTAGTTTCATGTTGATTGTTGGATTAGTGCAATAGCTCTTACGAATAGCCTGCCGATGCGGCTTGCCATCTGTCTCGCCAAATAAGGGACGGTTGTCAGGAGCCACTTTGCAACCATGATCGAATCGATAGTGCTCTTCAAGCTCGAGAGTGTCGTAGCGATCGGCCTGTAGCTATTAATCTCTGGCCCAGTGTACAGAGTTACTAGAGGATATTCTTACACTCCTGCAGAGAACCCCAGTGACGGGGTGTCGCCATCGACAGTACACTTcgccaggaacaagacgGATATGCCCGTCCTAACTTGGTCAGTAGGAGAACATGAGATAAAGGAAGTAATAGTATACCTTGCTACAGCCGAGTGGTGGTAGTTTGTTGTCGGGACGAGGTTCTGAGTGGTATTCCCGGTAAGCCTGGGGCTGTCCAACATTTGCGTAAGGCGGCGCCATTGTTTCTTGACTCTCTTTCGGGTTCTATAGAGAAAGAAATGTACTCAGGGGAATAATCGGCTTGCGGCCGCCGGTGAAGATAGAAAGAAAGGGAGTGCAGTGCAGGTGCAATTAATTTAGAAGGAAGAATAACGCGGGAGTCCTGCTGCCTGCCTTGAGCGGATGAACCTCGAAATCTGCCTGCCTACTAGTAGGAACTAAAATTTGAACTCTTGCACTGACAAGAAGTGCCAATCACACGCACAGAAGGGATACACTTCATTCTTGTAAGATCAATTCAATTCAGACAAGGCTGCACTTCTACTTCTGTTATCGTCCGGTAATCTATTCCGTGGCCCATCATCTCACCACGCCGAAAaatccttctttctttcataTCAGCCACCACCACTCACACGACGGATTAGTCTTCTCCTCCGGTTAGTACGCGCCGGTATCTCAAATCTCCTCTAATGATCCAATAGATCTGATATCTGATCAGAGAATTACCAGCTATGGAGAACATGAGTCCCAGTGAGATCCTCGTCGGCTTGATTCGGTCGACTCAGCTATACGATGTAACCTTAACAATGAGGAACATCTCGCAAAACGTTCACCGTACCAATCAATTGAAGGAACACTATCGCATACTCAAGGAAAGATattccaagcttgaggaagaaaatCGCAAACTCGTGGGCGACACTACCGGACTCGTGGAAATCAAGCGAAGACTTGTGAAAAATAATCGcaagatcatggccaacacTAAAGTAGTCATGGAAAAGAATGTACGCATGAGACGTACTCTTCGTCGACTCAAAAATGTGTCGTGTGCAACTCTATCCAGTGAGCGACACACACGCGAGGTTGGAAAGGTCATTCGTATACACCGGATGATGGAACAACTCGGCGGTCCCCCTTGCCGAAGTCATTGCCAACGCTGAACACCGGATGGAAATCGGCTCGCAATGTGTGCTTGCACAAGTTTCTATTTCAGGGTGACCTGAGTGGTGAGTACCGAGTTTGAGCCCTTGCATTTTGCTCCCTCAAATATAGAGACACTACTAACGACATACTTCAAGGACGTCTGTGTGTAGGACAGGCACTTGCTCGACCCTAAGAGCCAAGAAAGCAGGATGGTTGAACAGAAACGGCATGACCATAGTAATAACCTGCCGGGAAGATGCAGGGATACCGGCAGATAGGATGTCCAAGTGTTGTGCTCAAGCATTACCGACAAGGCTAGGTTTTTGGGGAAAGCATCCCACCGAGGGCAAGGGAACGCATAAGTGGTTTACTAGTCGCCATGGTCTGCAGAATTGAGAAATTTAATTTGAGCCCTTTCCTATGTTGCTGTACACCAGTGCGTCCATTGTTGTGCGTGTGGTCAATGGTGGCTTGCACCCTGCCAACACTTCCTCCACAGCCCTGCAGATCTCAACCAAGTGAACTTGCTGCAAAATCCCTTATCTACAATGACCTAGATTTTGATGTCATGTGTTTGTTGGTTTATGGATATGCTATCGCCTTATAAATACGAGTAGTATACCAGGTGGTTTgaataaaaaccggtactgatttagtcgctgacataaatattagaccattcttagtgtatatatggcctaagagtggactaatgatttcgtctgatcttcttcaagtccctatttttttgctacccacctgtATACTAATGTAGCTTGGATGCAATCCTCTCAAAACTCCGGTGGGGAAGTTGGAGATGCATGCATGATGTTACCGCAGATGCTGTCATTGGATCATCAATAATACCCGACTGGAGGACTTGCATTCCTCCGGCGGGGAAAGTGACGGCCTCAAAGATTGGGTTCATTCGATTGAGTATTTATTCTAGACTGTAGTTACAGCATTAGCCTTCTGGTGCAAACACGGCAATTGAGTGTATCATACTCACTACAACACAACCTGAACAAGCACAATCCCTTCATCTGGCGAGAATTGTCACCATGTTCTTTGACGACAAAACCCGCCTCCGCTACAAGTACGATGCGGAGGATGTATGGATTGAGCCATGGGGCCCCAACGCATTCCGTGTGAGAGCCACCAAGTCCGCAAAGATGTCATCTGAGGACTGGGCTCTCCAACAGCTCAAGGAAATAACACCCAAGATATCCATTTCTGAGGACTCTGCAACCATCACCAATGGCAACATCAAAGCCCGGATCTCTCGTCTCGGCAAGTTGACCATCGAGACCGCAGATGGAAAactgcttcttgaagagtaCTGCCGCAATAGAAAAGATCTCATCGATCCAAAGTGCAGTGctcttgaagttgaagcacGCGAGTTCAAGGGTATTCTTGGAACTGAGAATTACCACTTGACCATGCGGCTCGAGAGTGTCAGTCTCGATGAAAAGATATTCGGAATGGGCCAGTaccaacagccatggcttgaCTTGAAGGGCATGGATCTCGAACTAGCCCATCGCAATTCTCAAGCAAGTGTTCCGTTTGCCGTGTCGTCACTTGGATACGGACTCCTCTGGAACAATCCAGCAATCGGCAGAGCCGTCTTCGGAAAGAATGTCATGTCATTTGAAGCATTCTCGACGCAGGTCCTCGACTACTGGATCGTTGCAGGAGACTCGCCAGCCCAAATCGTGGAAGCGTATGCAGACGCTACAGGAAAAGTACCCCTCATGCCTGAATATGGACTTGGCTTTTGGCAGTGCAAGCTGCGATACCAGACACAAGAGGAGCTTTTGGAGGTAGCCAGGGAGTACAAGCGACGAGAAATCCCTATTGATCTGATCGTTGTCGATTTCTTCCACTGGCCTAAGCAGGGCGAATGGAAATTTGACCCCGAGTACTGGCCTGACCCTGGTAAGTCTCCGTGTATCGTGGAGCGAAATGGTGCTGACAAGACACAGATGCGATGACCAAGGAACTCAAAGATCTTGGGATCGAGCTCATGGTTTCTATCTGGCCAACCGTTGACAAGAAATCGGAAAACTATGATTATATGGTAGAACATGGTTACTTGATTCGTACGGATCGAGGTGTTCGCATTGGACTCGATTTCCAAGGCGAGACTGTTCACATCGACACCACAAATCCAGATGCTAGGAAGTACTTGTGGGAAACTGTCAAGA
It encodes the following:
- the PKS7 gene encoding PKS7, giving the protein MEDDIAVVGIGLRFPGDASSPEELWKVLERGESQWSEFPKDRLNIDGYYHPGGDRQGSISFRGAHFIKSNFAAFDASFFAVAAEDAKAIDPQQRILLEASYEALENAGIRKEDVDGTDAAVYVGSFVKDYEQVCLRDPDWQPQYAATGNGIAIMANRISYFFNLHGPSMTIDTGCSGSLVSVHLAAQSLRTKETSLAIAAGAGMILTPNTMMPMTALNFLSPDGKCFTFDSRANGYGRGEGIGVVVMKRLSDALRDNDTIRAVIRATKVNQDGHTTGITLPSKEAQVANIHSVYESAGLDFSQTGYVECHGTGTKAGDWRELKAISESLGSVRGLDNPIVVGSLKPNIGHLEGAAGVAGLIKGVLTLEHAKIPPNINFDRPNPDIDFENWKVKVPTKLLDWPLPGLRRVSVNCFGFGGTNAHVIMDEAPRYLSARGLKGNHNSFEALSSTVETSHCNTVTRPQLFLFSAHERSGVQRVMESHLPYLKSKTGMDESFLRDYSYTLGCRRSNLEWKHAVVAKSLQDLISKLQNVNDSHFKRTSRNKKPKVCFLFSGQGAQYAQMGKELLCFEVFRATLESASRYMKDALGSQFDLLEEILQDQARSRVSDARIAQPATTAIQMALVDLFNSFHITPDYVVGHSSGEIAASYASGALTKEAAWQVAYYRGLAASSLAFKRPPLEGAMMAVGLSIVDIKGSFNDKQYPCQVACINSPRSVTLSGRKENIHCAYKELTAKGIFCRILPVQVAYHSQDMLLVENEYKSALGLVKPREHRKSTAMLSTVTGEYIDGRKMDKMYWASNLTQPVLFMSAINHLLSLPPEDCPDIFVELSPTSTLRSPVLDIINLTKSNNPPTFHSALSHKHRDSTFLMETLGGLWTRGYELDMDKIVPQGSPEDHSKCLADLPPYLWNHAKSYWHESHLGEANRFREFPRQDLIGAPTADAISFEPRWRGFLRISENPWIQDHQVQKTIIYPAAGMVTMALQGASQLTKETENVLGFEITNMRIEKAMIVPNTTHGLEMAMNFKRLSTSGDQHQDLAFDFCIYSKQLNSPWEQNASGSIEVRYKRRHWGAVFRQHHKTFESLRTTCKEWIVPRQLYELLDIVGMNYGPTFQNLTQILKGDGACLAKVRIPDTQSKMPAKFEYDHLIHPATLDSMFQTPFAVSSEPMVPTFIRSIFVSAAISRDLSKHFKGYATAARTGVRDANADIAMTQSCWDQPSVIVSGLHFTSIVNSSQTAEGFLQNNRTLCTQISWKQDITCARAPTVEVLATTLAHKFPGISILQVGGSAHTALKILHAFGCPQGRTPWFSRYTLGHTAGTKPLQRPPLIEGTHYEHFVENRAVDGSEPLPNYDLIIVCVQDDVDTARLLKHVKRPGFLLENLPPGNFDSADKEIIGHSYQDDNGGTVNMEFSVHHLDPVHDWLSVPNVVVLLPNEYPSEARSFAGKLILECYHTLQIQIMHLGEVKSQPEKLKGKIVISLLDFATDNTGAYVYNWSEPEFNDFHTMHRLAKSILWISRGAHMEPMNPKGAPIIALARTLNSEDPLKMFVTFDLDISTSLDSPTALNSVNRIFLQSFVWAAGSGPRELEFAEKDGEIFVPRLVPIEPLNDIVEKGVAHDVSKVSFHGYVRHLKLQVAQPGLVENSLVFSAETQFAPQSGEVEVIFESAPLGFIDLETVMGRSSDSDFGTEIRGSVRRTGCNISGFMTGDRVVGLVAGGAIQSNANIDSRFVAKWSSNIPLSHCISAYHCIVNVGRIGRGKSVLIHAGASTFGLAALGLASRLSADVFVTIMGSGAASQREFLLSIGIKNSHILNADTDNFAVILRDRLQKGVDLVYNPTQKHLEANIKCVRHGGIIAQFASKSPYPPPVQLGSATISIVNFDLATLMEHEADYVAELIENVAEYEEYLEEKLVREGLLVQNIELPNIIEAFKLVEKSPLFGLVSVTAAIDANTMVEIQTMNRTKLLHQTLSHEHTYVFAGGLGGLGRSICDLLVKNGARNIAFISRSGASSKPAQRFLQNLKKMGVNARVYCVDICDMASLEMIIREHICEEMPPIKGVFQCAAVIKDSIFANMTYSDWMEAVRPKTMGSHNLVQAISDKSDDPFFIFLASSAGVIGNRGQANYAAGNCFEDALAQKCRLQGKNATSIDLGPVLGAGMLADDTEILDILRASGFYGIRHEDFLTMVVCAITEEITPSTCMPERVIMGIGSGGLIRQNQPADPYWSRTALYGYLNLVDMPPPDLAIVDGTSKFDLKSLLTCCTAVDAAAEIITKGLSHMLSKAMNMLPEEVDTGKPPHVYGVDSLVAVGVRNWVVTNCSVEVSVFEVLSDQTVAELAMEIASRGGFGVEAN